The following coding sequences lie in one Capsicum annuum cultivar UCD-10X-F1 chromosome 5, UCD10Xv1.1, whole genome shotgun sequence genomic window:
- the LOC107872519 gene encoding uncharacterized protein At4g00950 → MGAEELVEPIIPKLPLFSPHERKEKMCSSPVHHHTLASVPFQWEKEPGKPNIVNLPINSNFKPKSLEPPPRLYSINIPSPTAVLDGPYYNNNNMSTLKPNFSSSSFRFLKDVSKTPELEKFVKKGNWWKWNVKCKSGSDSSSVFLSSAESAGKCDGGGSCSTRMASFRRTGSSSNLSATKSYMIWANIYEGFKKAIPWKSSKSKNCSSYKFQREQSI, encoded by the exons ATGGGAGCAGAAGAGTTAGTAGAGCCAATTATACCCAAACTACCTCTATTTTCACCTCATGAACGTAAAGAAAAAATGTGTAGTTCACCTGTTCATCATCACACATTAGCTTCTGTTCCTTTTCAATGGGAAAAAGAACCTGGAAAACCAAATATTGTTAATCTCCCAATTAACTCAAATTTCAAACCAAAATCTTTAGAGCCACCGCCAAGACTTTACTCTATAAACATACCATCACCTACCGCTGTTCTTGATGGAccttattataataataataatatgagtactttaaagcctaatttttcttcttcttcttttaggttcttgaaagatGTTAGCAAAACACCAGAGCTAGAGAAGTTTGTGAAGAAGGGAAATTGGTGGAAATGGAATGTTAAATGTAAGAGTGGTAGTGATAGTAGTTCTGTGTTTTTGTCCTCTGCGGAGTCTGCAGGAAAATGTGATGGAGGAGGAAGTTGCAGTACAAGAATGGCAAGTTTTAGAAGAACTGGAAGTTCATCTAATCTCTCGGCTACAAAGTCATACATGATATGG GCAAACATATACGAGGGTTTCAAGAAGGCCATACCATGGAAGAGCAGCAAGTCAAAGAATTGCTCATCGTATAAATTTCAAAGGGAGCAGTCAATTTAA